Part of the Usitatibacter palustris genome, TCCAGCACCCGGGCGCACGCGCTCGAGCATTCCCTCGAGGTGCACGTGCCGTTCCTGCAGCGCGTGCTCGGGACGTTCTCGCTCCTCCCGCTCGTGGTGGGCGACGCGTCGATCGACGAGATGGCCCAGCTCCTCGAAGTCGTCTGGGGAGGGCCGGAGACGCTCGTGGTCGTCAGCTCCGATCTTTCGCACTACCACCCGTACGACGAAGCCCGCGTGATCGATCGTGCGACGGTAGAACAGATTCTTCGACTCGACCCGTGCCTCGTGCCGGAGACGGCGTGCGGCGCGGCGCCGATCAACGGGCTCATCGAGGTCGCGCGCCGGCGTGCGCTCGACGTGGAGCTGGTGGACCTGCGCAACTCCGGCGATACCGCGGGCGGACGCGATCGCGTCGTCGGCTACGCGGCGCTCGCGTTCCATGAGCGTGGCCATGCCTGATCGCGCGCCGCGGGGCGTCGTGCTCGTCGACATTGCGCGCGCGGCGATCGGTGAAGCGCTCGGCCTTTCGGCCCCACCGGGCCATGAAGACCCGTGGTTGCTGGAGAAGGCCGCGACGTTCGTCACCTTGCACAAGCTGGGCGACCTGCGTGGCTGCATCGGCTCGATCGACGCGCGCCGGCCGCTTGGTGCCGACGTTGCGCACAACGCGCGCAGGGCCGCCTTCAATGACCCGCGCTTCCCGCCCGTCACGAGCGATGAATTCGATGCGCTCGAGGTCGAGGTCTCGGTCCTTTCGCCGCGCAGCCCCGTTCGCGCTGTCAGCGAGTCCGAGGCCATCGCGAACCTTCGCCCCGGCATCGACGGCATTTACCTCGAGTACGCGGGCTCGAGCGCGACCTTCCTGCCGCAGGTCTGGCAGAGCATTCCCGATCCCACGCAATTCCTCAGCGAGCTGCGGCGCAAGGCCGCGCTGCCGCCGCGCTTCTGGCATCCCGACCTGCGCATCACGCGTTATACGGTCGAGAAGTTCGTCGATGACCGCAGTCGCCGCTGACGCGCTCGAAGGCTCGCGGCATCCCGGTCGCTGGTGGCATGCGCTCGACGATGGCCGCATCCAGTGCGATCTGTGCCCGCGCGACTGCAAGCTCCACGAGGGCCAGCGGGGCGCTTGCTTCGTGCGCGCCCGCGTGGACAACGCGATGGTCCTCACGACCTACGGCCGCTCGTCGGGTTTCTGCATCGATCCGGTGGAGAAGAAGCCGCTCAACCATTTCCTCCCGGGCAGCGCGGTCCTTTCCTTCGGCACCGCGGGCTGCAACCTCGCGTGCAAGTTCTGCCAGAACTGGGACATCTCGAAATCGCGCGACATGGACCGGCTGATGGACGAGGCAAGCCCCGAGGCGATCGCGAACGCCGCGGCGCGCTCGGGCTGCAGGAGTGTGGCGTTCACCTACAACGATCCGGTGATCTTCG contains:
- the amrB gene encoding AmmeMemoRadiSam system protein B; translated protein: MPSIRPPAVAGSFYPRDPAVLSAEVAAFLADAAPAHGPAPKAIIAPHAGYQYSGAIAASVYARLSPLRGRIRRVVLAGPAHRVYVRGVALPDVEAFDSPLGSVPIDRAAAASVLALPFVESSTRAHALEHSLEVHVPFLQRVLGTFSLLPLVVGDASIDEMAQLLEVVWGGPETLVVVSSDLSHYHPYDEARVIDRATVEQILRLDPCLVPETACGAAPINGLIEVARRRALDVELVDLRNSGDTAGGRDRVVGYAALAFHERGHA
- the amrA gene encoding AmmeMemoRadiSam system protein A, which translates into the protein MPDRAPRGVVLVDIARAAIGEALGLSAPPGHEDPWLLEKAATFVTLHKLGDLRGCIGSIDARRPLGADVAHNARRAAFNDPRFPPVTSDEFDALEVEVSVLSPRSPVRAVSESEAIANLRPGIDGIYLEYAGSSATFLPQVWQSIPDPTQFLSELRRKAALPPRFWHPDLRITRYTVEKFVDDRSRR